One Methanolobus sp. WCC4 DNA segment encodes these proteins:
- a CDS encoding transcriptional regulator has translation MTKEILIHQIIDVLQQAGFIVSKRCNIRPRSFDLAARKGETLLFCKVLFNIDGLNEETAREMKSLARYLGGTAMLIGAKTRDQMLEDSVVYMRYDIPAVNVQTLYDYFVEDVPPLVSAAPGGLYVSIDGDVLKEARKRTAMSLGALASELGVSRRTISKYEEGGMDASIDVVLQLEELLDVALARSIDILRCFEEKANVEVPKENNTDTQPDDGILGMLYSLGYQVMSTNQAPFKAISKDTSDTLLTGVSTYSSAMIKRADLMSSISCVTRTKSVFIINGQIKSETVENTILIEKAELDKLAGAEELAELIDERTKKHNINI, from the coding sequence ATGACAAAAGAGATCCTTATACATCAGATAATTGATGTATTACAGCAAGCAGGCTTCATTGTATCCAAGAGATGCAATATTCGACCCAGGAGCTTTGATCTTGCAGCAAGGAAAGGCGAAACACTCCTTTTTTGTAAAGTATTGTTCAACATAGACGGCCTGAACGAAGAAACTGCAAGGGAGATGAAGAGCCTTGCAAGGTACCTTGGAGGGACTGCAATGCTCATTGGTGCAAAGACCCGCGACCAGATGCTTGAAGATAGTGTCGTATATATGCGCTATGACATCCCTGCGGTCAACGTCCAGACCCTATATGATTATTTTGTAGAGGATGTACCGCCTCTCGTCTCAGCCGCTCCCGGCGGGCTTTATGTATCCATTGACGGAGATGTGCTCAAAGAAGCACGTAAAAGAACAGCAATGTCACTGGGAGCACTTGCAAGTGAACTGGGAGTATCCAGAAGGACCATTAGCAAGTATGAGGAAGGTGGCATGGATGCATCTATCGATGTGGTCCTCCAGCTTGAGGAACTGCTGGATGTTGCACTGGCAAGGTCCATAGACATTCTTCGTTGCTTTGAGGAAAAGGCAAATGTGGAAGTACCGAAGGAGAATAACACGGATACACAACCTGATGATGGCATACTCGGTATGCTCTATTCACTGGGATACCAGGTGATGTCAACGAATCAGGCACCTTTCAAGGCAATCTCAAAGGATACATCCGACACACTTCTCACAGGGGTCAGCACCTACAGCAGTGCAATGATCAAGCGTGCAGACCTCATGAGCAGCATATCCTGTGTAACCCGGACAAAATCGGTATTCATTATCAACGGGCAGATCAAATCAGAGACAGTTGAGAATACGATCCTTATCGAAAAAGCAGAGCTTGACAAGCTGGCAGGCGCTGAAGAACTGGCAGAGCTGATCGATGAGAGGACCAAGAAACACAACATCAATATATAG
- a CDS encoding NAD+ synthase — protein sequence MNDRADRMDIEKAKDTIVEFIREKTREAGVKGAVVGISGGIDSALTAYLTVEALGKENVLGIHMPELNLTPAEDVLDATEVAERLGIEFKTVDISEVLSGFMHTIPESSESNSHANGNLKARIRMCVLYYYANMMSRMVMGTGNKTEILLGYFTKYGDGGVDIEPIGDLYKTEVREMSALVGVPEDIITKAPSARLWADQTDEDELGITYELVDRFLALLLEGETPQVAQNTIGITGSQRDSVVKRINVNLHKQKAPAVAELKSLR from the coding sequence CTGAACGACAGGGCTGATAGAATGGACATTGAGAAAGCTAAGGACACCATCGTTGAGTTCATCAGGGAAAAGACAAGGGAAGCAGGCGTAAAGGGTGCCGTTGTGGGCATCAGCGGAGGCATAGACTCTGCCCTCACAGCCTATCTCACAGTTGAAGCATTGGGAAAGGAAAATGTTCTTGGCATACACATGCCTGAATTGAACCTGACACCCGCAGAAGATGTGCTTGATGCCACAGAAGTTGCAGAGAGGCTTGGAATAGAGTTCAAGACAGTAGATATATCAGAAGTACTTTCAGGATTCATGCACACGATCCCTGAGAGCTCTGAATCAAATTCACATGCAAACGGTAATCTCAAGGCAAGGATACGCATGTGCGTCCTTTACTATTATGCCAACATGATGTCAAGGATGGTCATGGGAACAGGGAACAAGACTGAGATCCTCCTGGGATATTTCACGAAATACGGAGATGGCGGAGTTGATATCGAACCGATAGGTGATCTCTACAAGACCGAGGTCAGGGAGATGTCAGCACTTGTAGGAGTACCGGAGGACATCATTACCAAAGCCCCATCCGCAAGGCTCTGGGCAGACCAGACCGATGAGGATGAACTTGGTATCACCTATGAACTGGTGGACAGGTTCCTTGCTCTGTTGCTTGAAGGCGAAACACCACAGGTTGCCCAGAACACGATAGGGATCACAGGCAGCCAGAGGGATTCCGTTGTCAAACGCATCAATGTGAATCTGCACAAGCAGAAAGCTCCTGCTGTAGCAGAACTTAAGTCACTACGATAA
- a CDS encoding ATP-binding protein yields MLFRKAVEYSSLSLLILDGNYEPVYMNHKFTEIFGYTLEDIPSMEELWKLSCPDVECKKNAFCLWGIGDKSDDDGSVADPGEWIIQCKDGSVKDIELNSTKISSDRTIIILKDITEMKCAEKALLLDELRLEALLELNRFTGSTVDDVMNFVLEKAVELTESQIGYVGFVSEKDSVVDMYAWSKGSMKLCSIDDPVKTYHFEEMGLWGEPIRQRTVIITNDYANTTNFKRGVPEGHIDILRHLGIPILDNGKVVMVAGVGNKAADYNSSDVRQITLLMEGTWKLIQGKQNEAKIKAYAEQLSRTNKELESLDRMKDEFMANITHELKTPLIPIKGYSELLFEGHLGTLDEDQKRSMGMILQNASRLEKLIDSLLYMQNIHSGNIQYHLDSIDIVSLLDRVIDEIDPFKGEESPSLHREYNSSLPYICGNSTYLEQVFSHILENAFKFTPSDGMITVSSSMEDKMIRVTVKDTGIGISGEEMPHIFKRFYQADGSLTRRYGGNGLGLYLCKSIVEAHGGSIWAESEAGKGAELHVLLPVIEDE; encoded by the coding sequence TTGCTTTTCAGGAAGGCTGTGGAATATTCTTCGTTATCATTATTGATCCTGGATGGAAACTATGAACCTGTTTATATGAACCATAAGTTCACAGAGATATTTGGTTACACACTTGAAGACATTCCTTCCATGGAAGAGTTATGGAAGCTCTCCTGTCCTGATGTGGAATGTAAGAAGAATGCATTTTGTTTATGGGGCATTGGTGATAAGTCTGATGACGACGGCTCAGTTGCCGATCCCGGTGAATGGATAATCCAATGTAAGGATGGTTCTGTAAAGGACATCGAATTAAATTCTACTAAAATATCCAGTGACCGTACTATTATCATTCTCAAGGATATAACTGAGATGAAATGTGCAGAAAAGGCTCTTCTCCTTGATGAACTGAGACTTGAGGCCCTCCTTGAACTGAACAGGTTCACAGGTTCCACGGTAGATGATGTCATGAATTTTGTCCTTGAAAAGGCAGTGGAACTCACAGAGAGCCAGATCGGTTATGTCGGTTTTGTGAGCGAGAAAGATTCTGTTGTAGATATGTATGCCTGGTCAAAGGGTTCCATGAAACTCTGCAGTATTGATGATCCGGTTAAGACATATCATTTTGAGGAAATGGGTCTGTGGGGTGAACCTATAAGACAGCGTACAGTCATTATCACCAATGATTATGCCAATACGACTAATTTTAAAAGAGGGGTACCTGAAGGTCATATAGATATCCTGCGACATTTGGGAATTCCCATTTTAGATAATGGTAAGGTCGTCATGGTTGCCGGTGTGGGGAACAAGGCTGCTGATTATAATAGTTCTGACGTAAGGCAGATCACACTCCTTATGGAAGGAACATGGAAACTTATACAGGGGAAACAGAACGAAGCTAAGATCAAAGCATATGCGGAACAGCTTTCCCGAACCAATAAAGAGCTCGAATCCCTTGACAGGATGAAAGATGAGTTCATGGCCAATATCACCCATGAACTGAAAACCCCTCTCATACCCATAAAAGGATATAGTGAATTACTTTTTGAAGGACATCTCGGAACTCTTGATGAGGACCAGAAAAGAAGTATGGGGATGATCCTGCAGAACGCCAGCAGGCTAGAGAAACTGATAGACTCTCTTCTATACATGCAGAACATCCACTCAGGTAATATCCAGTACCATCTTGATTCTATAGATATAGTCTCTCTTCTTGACAGAGTGATCGATGAGATAGATCCATTCAAAGGTGAGGAGTCTCCGTCTTTACACAGGGAATACAATTCCTCACTCCCGTATATATGTGGAAATTCAACATACCTTGAACAGGTATTCTCGCACATACTGGAGAATGCCTTTAAGTTCACGCCCTCTGATGGCATGATCACTGTCAGTTCATCTATGGAAGACAAAATGATCAGGGTCACTGTAAAGGATACTGGCATAGGCATTTCCGGAGAAGAGATGCCCCATATCTTCAAAAGGTTCTATCAGGCAGACGGTTCTCTAACCCGCCGTTATGGTGGAAATGGTCTTGGTCTGTATCTTTGCAAGAGTATCGTTGAGGCACATGGTGGTTCCATATGGGCTGAAAGTGAGGCTGGTAAGGGAGCCGAACTACATGTACTTCTGCCTGTGATCGAAGATGAGTGA
- the purN gene encoding phosphoribosylglycinamide formyltransferase translates to MTTNIAVLVSGRGSNLQSIIDNIENGCIENANISVVISDVEDAYALERARKHGITDVFVDPSDYSNKQEFEKEILEVLKDNDTDLILLAGYMRLVGKDLISAYRNRIINIHPALLPSFKGLHAQQQAFDYGVKVSGCTVHFVDEGMDTGPIIIQRSVPVLEGDTADDLAARILEQEHKAYPEAVRLFVEGKLKVEGRIVVHT, encoded by the coding sequence ATGACCACCAACATCGCAGTACTTGTTTCAGGAAGAGGATCGAACCTCCAGTCCATAATCGACAATATAGAGAACGGATGCATTGAGAATGCAAATATATCCGTTGTCATAAGCGATGTTGAAGATGCCTATGCACTTGAACGTGCACGCAAACACGGCATAACCGATGTTTTCGTCGACCCTTCTGACTACTCCAATAAGCAGGAATTCGAGAAAGAGATACTCGAGGTCCTGAAAGACAACGATACCGACCTGATACTCCTTGCAGGCTATATGCGTCTTGTGGGAAAGGACCTGATATCAGCATACCGCAACAGGATAATAAATATCCACCCTGCACTGCTCCCATCCTTTAAAGGACTTCATGCCCAGCAGCAGGCTTTTGATTATGGTGTGAAGGTAAGCGGATGTACCGTTCACTTCGTAGATGAAGGAATGGATACAGGACCCATAATAATACAGAGATCGGTACCTGTCCTTGAGGGAGATACAGCCGATGACCTTGCAGCGCGCATACTGGAACAGGAGCACAAGGCATACCCTGAAGCTGTCAGGCTTTTCGTAGAGGGTAAGCTTAAAGTGGAAGGTCGGATAGTAGTACACACGTAA
- a CDS encoding ATPase domain-containing protein yields the protein MTRISTGITDLDKRLQGGYPEGECILVTGEPGTGKTIVGIQYLYNACQEGKKCAMIATEETPEKIIVHGKALGFDLEPFVETGQLSMIRFLEMRAYDIEEEYNRNYTIQIDDLNNLLNLMQEEIDVIVLDNLGTFSIGIELREFRDKVDALAYLLSKQKRTSLIMMDATAHELTHRITEYSTYGTIKMMTKENPYTGKMERYMHIPKMRGTKVSLELINYEITSEGIKLLSSKANR from the coding sequence TTGACAAGAATATCTACTGGAATAACAGACCTTGACAAGAGATTACAGGGTGGCTATCCTGAGGGAGAGTGTATCCTCGTAACCGGAGAACCCGGCACAGGTAAGACCATTGTTGGCATTCAGTACCTTTACAATGCATGTCAGGAAGGAAAGAAGTGTGCGATGATAGCAACCGAGGAAACGCCTGAAAAGATAATAGTCCATGGGAAGGCACTGGGTTTTGACCTTGAACCTTTCGTAGAGACCGGGCAGCTGTCAATGATACGATTCCTCGAGATGAGAGCCTATGATATAGAGGAAGAATACAACAGAAATTATACGATACAGATCGATGATCTCAATAATCTTCTAAACCTGATGCAGGAAGAGATCGACGTCATCGTACTTGATAACCTTGGAACCTTCTCAATTGGTATCGAACTGAGAGAATTCAGGGATAAGGTGGATGCTCTGGCATACCTGCTTTCAAAACAAAAAAGGACATCACTTATAATGATGGATGCTACAGCACACGAGCTCACCCACAGGATCACAGAATACTCAACCTATGGGACCATTAAAATGATGACGAAAGAGAACCCGTATACCGGTAAAATGGAAAGGTATATGCATATCCCGAAGATGAGAGGCACGAAAGTATCCCTTGAGCTCATAAACTATGAGATCACATCAGAAGGTATCAAACTGCTGTCATCGAAGGCCAACAGATAA
- a CDS encoding tRNA(Ile)(2)-agmatinylcytidine synthase encodes MSDKRTRLIIGLDDTDSREGMCTTYLCALIRDEISSFADTIAEPILVRLNPTIPYKTRGNASVALFVECDDPERVMDHVTEKVASMACLDNENTNPGIVFITDDRFEAVRDELSGFFRRAVKEVLTIYEAKELASVLGLRFEAFKNGRGLIGALSACGAMLNPDWDHTYEYLAYREKDAWGTPRSVDEASLFEADRQTYPDTWDTVDLANNMVVCVPHAGDPVLYGIRGKDRSSVENAASFVVSEPVERVCIYRTDQGTDMHLIPVSGIGDIKEMHSYILEGEVGSVPKTIRGGHTIFSLKDDQGQTIDCAAFEPTKNFRELIRELIPGDRVVVYGSVTERTVNIEKIKVLELAKKYEVSNPACPSCGKRMKSAGAGQGYRCRKCGTSSMETERSELKRAIGVGFYEVPPCARRHLAKQLIRFENEDLPVFPGR; translated from the coding sequence ATGAGCGATAAGAGAACCAGACTGATCATAGGCCTGGATGATACTGATTCCAGAGAAGGTATGTGTACCACTTACCTCTGTGCCCTTATAAGGGATGAGATCTCATCCTTTGCCGATACAATAGCAGAGCCGATACTTGTCCGCCTTAATCCTACTATTCCATATAAGACCCGTGGGAATGCTTCTGTTGCATTGTTCGTGGAATGTGACGACCCGGAAAGGGTGATGGACCATGTTACAGAAAAGGTTGCTTCCATGGCATGTCTGGATAACGAGAATACCAATCCGGGTATTGTATTCATCACAGATGACAGGTTCGAAGCCGTTCGGGATGAGCTCAGTGGATTTTTCAGGCGTGCTGTAAAAGAAGTGCTCACTATATATGAGGCAAAGGAACTAGCTTCAGTACTCGGACTTCGCTTTGAGGCATTCAAGAACGGTCGCGGTTTGATCGGTGCTCTTTCGGCATGTGGTGCAATGCTCAACCCTGACTGGGACCACACCTATGAATACCTGGCATACAGGGAAAAGGATGCATGGGGAACTCCCAGAAGTGTGGATGAAGCTTCTCTCTTTGAAGCGGACAGACAGACATATCCCGATACATGGGATACTGTGGACCTTGCCAACAACATGGTGGTATGTGTGCCACACGCAGGGGATCCTGTACTTTACGGTATAAGGGGAAAGGACCGGTCTTCTGTAGAAAATGCAGCTTCTTTTGTGGTATCTGAGCCTGTAGAGCGTGTATGTATATATCGTACCGATCAGGGCACGGATATGCATCTGATCCCTGTGTCAGGGATCGGTGATATCAAGGAAATGCATTCTTACATCCTCGAAGGCGAGGTTGGATCCGTTCCGAAGACCATCAGGGGTGGCCATACGATATTCTCATTGAAGGACGACCAGGGGCAGACCATCGACTGCGCAGCATTCGAGCCTACCAAGAACTTCAGGGAACTGATCAGGGAACTGATCCCTGGTGACAGGGTAGTTGTCTATGGCAGTGTTACTGAGAGGACCGTGAATATCGAGAAGATAAAGGTGCTGGAGCTTGCTAAAAAATATGAGGTATCCAACCCTGCATGCCCTTCCTGTGGCAAACGAATGAAGTCAGCAGGTGCAGGACAGGGTTACAGATGCAGGAAATGTGGCACCAGTTCCATGGAAACAGAAAGGTCTGAACTAAAAAGGGCAATAGGGGTCGGCTTCTATGAAGTGCCGCCCTGTGCCAGAAGGCATCTTGCAAAACAGCTTATCAGGTTTGAAAATGAGGATCTGCCCGTTTTCCCGGGCAGATAA